The region GTAATCTCTTAGGTTTTACCATATAGAAGGGTATTAACTGCCATGTAGGGGATGGAAGATGGAATTTTTCTAAAATCAACAAAGTCTTTAAAACTACCTTAGCCACTGGTACCTGAAGCCACAAAGCCTTACACATGGCTTTCCACTTCACTACTTGAGGTTCCCTGTACTCCATTTATAAGATGGGAATCTTAAGAAGGAAActgtaaaaactgaaataaagcaGTATCATCTGTGACCAACTGCAGGCTCCATGTCTGACCAGCAAAGGAGGTGCTCTCTAAGGAAGGGGTCTCAGGCAGTGAGCAAAGGTCTTGGCGGGGGTTCTCCTTTCCTAAATGCAGGAGAGCAGACCAGGTTTCCTGAGCTTTGAGAAGAGCTTATAGGAAGGGCAAGATATATGCATAAAATGgaagaatttgaaatggaagataTGTCAAATATTTCctgtgtttttattatgaaaagtgATAGAAGGAGAAACGGGgactggagactgggaagtcatctAAACAAGGAGGATGGAGTTGTCAGAGTCCTGTGTctcagaaaagggagaaaggaggaggcagGGCTGGCAGGTGAAAGTTTGTATCTGAGCTGGGAGATCCAAGTCACAAGGGGCAAGTCAAGAAGGCTGAGTGGTGCATGAAGATTTCTGaacagaggcagagaaaagaaggaagcaagTTGCGGGATCATTGGCAGGTGGAGCTGAAGAGATAACACAGGGGTGGCCTGTGCTGGGGTGGGGAGAACCTTCAAAGGACCAGGGATGCCCTCCCCTCACCCAAGGCTACACCTAGCCTCATGTTTTCTTCACTTTCCTGGCCCCACACAGCCAcctggccaccacacccagcagctTCCCACAAAGCCACATAGTGCCCAGAGTGAGCCCCAGCAGAAACACAAAGACATCAATGAGGTACTGCTCATGCCAAGGCTGCTGGAAGGCATAGGGCTTGAGGTGCGCCGCCCCCCCAGTCTGGAGGATGTGGTCGATCCAGCCCACCAGCCGCTGTGCGGGGCTCAGGGGCTGAGAGTGCAGGATGACACTGGCTGCCACCACTGCCGACTTGTACCTgttggcagagaaagagagggtgTGTTACTGATGTAGCCTCACAAGTCTTACAGACTTTGTATTGCATgagcacacacacaagcatacatACACTTTTCTAACACATGCACCAAGGCTGGGCTGCAAAGAAAATTTGTTGGCATGGCCTTGCCACTGTCTCGCTGAATCCTCTTGAAAAGTTCAATAAAAACACCCACATACAAAGACCAATGATTAATTCTAAAAGTGTTAAACTGTAGGAAAGTGATTAAATCTCTAAGAACTAGTCCATGTCCCTAGGATGCTTATGGTAtactaaaggaaaaaatacatatgacCATATACGAGAGAATATGTACCTGATTCAGGGTTTGTGTTTCTGAAACCATAATAAGGTATTCAGTCCTTCTTGATCATAAGATCATTGGCTGGATGGGCAGTAACCAAGAAGGTCACTATGCCGCTTTTATTTCCTCACTTAACTGAAATTCATGGAAACTTATTTTGTGGCAGGCTCTGCAGTAAGCACTGGGAACATAgttgaaaaaaagagagacacatTGCTGTACTTATGAAGCTGACTCTCTACTCTCTTGTGTTGGGGGCCGGACAATtaataaaagcataaataaatggAGTCATTACAAATCTTGAAAAGTGTTAGGAAGGAAATAGTATATTATGATTGGGCTGAGTGGGAGAGGAGGCTAGTTTGGGTTGTCAAAGACACAACCCTGTCTATGGAGGAAACATTGGAGAAGAGACCCGAATGTCATGAAGGAGCCAGTCCtgtgaagagaagggaagggtgtTCTAGGGAGCAGCACAGACAAAGAAGCCAGAGGTGAGAAAAGCAGGCACATTGGGGAAACACACAAAGAAACCCCCTGCTTCAGTTGGAATTCCACTAGAGGGACTCCCAAATATAAGATCAGTCAAAGAGATCTTGTGTATATAATTTGTCACCATCACAACCTTAAGGTAGGAAAGTAATTCTCAGCATCTAACCTAAATTAGTCTTCCTAGAGACTTACTAGAGAAAACAGGTGGGCTATTAGCATCACACACATGTTATTCCATGTCACAGAAGTTTCAGCTATTAttgtaaaaaatacatacagaGTATCCCTTGTGTTTTCTATCTTCATTCAGCCTTAGTGACCACATGCTCGGAGAGCTACATACCTCTTGTCTTCTATGACTTGTTTCATCATAAGTGTCAGTGTGTCGGCTGTGACCTGATTCAACCGGATAGAGACACCATAATTTTTGGCTACTACTCGGACCATGTTTCCATGCTGGTCTCCATTGACTGGTAATCCCACCATGGGCACACCATGCCGGATGGCCTCCATTACGCTGTTCTGCCCACCATGAGTGACAAAAAGACGGATGCTGGGGTGAGCTGTGGCAAATAAGAAAGAGAGTGGAACACTTCAGGGTGAAAAATTTTGGAATACCAGGTAAAGCAGAAAAGTCAGATAAACACCAATGAAATCAAGGTCTGTTGAGAAAATGAATTCACTGATTTTGCTTGGGACACACTTCATTGTGAACATTCCAGGATACAAGATTCAAGCCTCCCTTTCTGTAGAGATTCCTCACCTCAGCCCCAATCCATCTAAGACTCTGAATGCAGGGAAAGCTGCAGAGAAGAATGATAAGCAAGGCATATTTCTCCATCCATGCAGCCATCCTTCTCTCTTCACCTCATCTCTCCCTTTACTTCCTGCTCTCTGTTCCTTCATAGTACCTACACTGTATGTGCTGTTTTCTCCATTTGAAGAATGTTGTTCCATTTGAAGCAAGGAATAATAAACCATACACTTTTACTTCCGTATTTCTAGTTCCCGTCTGCCTGTCCCACCCTTATTTAGAGCAAGCTAGTGACTTTTGATAATGAAGAGTTAAATCTGTGTTTCTCAACAGAAATGTGGATTCAAATCTACTTGTGttcctttgaaaatgaaaatatttttccttgtcCCATGtcttataaattaaatatacagAAACCTGTATCTTAATTTACCAAGCTGACTTTGAGCCATAAACTTAGTTATGAATCTCTGATCCAGTCACTGAGGATGTCAGTGAGAGGTCTCCAAAAAGTATCACAAGGACAATAAAACCTTTTGAACTGTAAGGAGCTCTGTTACCAAATGACTCAATACCTGGCTATGTGATTACTCAGCTTGGCACTAATATTGTGGCACATCCTTCAAACAATGTTGGCATCAATGTTGTGAATGTATGAGTCCTTCACATCCTTAGTAgattaaaaaagatatatttatataggtatatgtgtgtttgtgtaatgGCACATTACTAAACAGGTGGTCAGAAGGTCACAGAATAGGGGCAATATACTCCCAGATATATGCTCTTGGAGTTTACATATTATCTTAGATTGTGTTGGGGTAACTCTGTTCAGTGTCAAATATAGTAGGGTCAAGGCAACATGACCACATACATATCACCTCTGGTTGGAAATTCAGGCCTCGCTTGggttagaaagaaaaagagaaagtggctgTTTTCACCATTTTTGAAGTACTGCCTGATTCCCAAAGAATTCCAGCTGGCTGTTCTTTTCCTGCCCTCTGAGCATTACCTTTACCCATGAGTAGCTACTACCTAGGCTGGTACAAATGCCCAGCTAGAGGGCACCAAAAGACAGGTCAATGATGAGCACCAAAGACAGGTCAATGGAAAGACACTGATGAGCACCAAAGACAGGTCAATGGAAAGAGAAGAGCAGACCTAAGCAGTCCTTACCCAGGAGGTCACTCTGAGGAAGCCAATCCACGATTTTCACATTTGTGGCCAAATGAACATCTTTGGGCCAATGAGAACTCTGACATTTCCATATCACTCCTTGAGGGAGGTGGGCAAAGGCACTGTGCATCTTCTTGAGGTCTTCCTGGGACTGATGGGTGTTCAACGTGGAGCCAAAGGCCACAAGGACAAACCCAGCATCCCCAAAGTTGGCAATGAAGTTCTCCAAGTCCTAGAGAGAGATGACAAAAGAAAGGAGGTGACGAAATTGTTTGAGAATgcctaagtgtccatgaaatgAAACCCAGTCTATTTATTAAACACACCCTCCCATCAGTGCCTTGTCTTCACTCTCCCGAAGCTATTATTATGGCTCCTGGCACAGCTCAGTGACCTCTGTACTGTGCTCATATCGTGTCTGAATGACCTAGAAGTCATTTTTCTGATACCTGAGGACATGTTTttgcatataaattataaatttgtgattttttaaagtttttgttccTGTTATTGATGTCTAGCTCATCCTATTGGGATCACAGAAAATGCTTTGATGAGTTCAGTCTTCTGAAATGTATCGAGATTTATATTGTAGCCTAACATACGGACTATCTTGGGGAATAGTCTGTGTGCATTTGAGAAGAAGGTGTagtctgctgttgttgggtggagtattctCTAAATTTCTATTAGGTCCAGTTGGTTTATGATGGTGTTCAACATAACTATTTCTTTATTGATCATTTGTGTAGATAATCTTTCCATTACTAAAAATGGGGTATTGAAGTCCCAAGCTATTGTTGTAGTAATGTCTATTTCCTCCTCAATTCCATCAATtattgcttcacatattttggtGCTCTGTTGTTTGGTGCAGATATACTTATAGCTCTTATATATTGTTGATGATATttcatatattacttttaaatgatactgataatattataattatttatgtgaatgcaaacataaaattttatattatataatgcctttctttgtctcttgtaaatatttttgacatatagtctattttgtctgatatttacATAGCTACCCAGCCTATTTTAGTCCTCAGGTAATTCTTAAGAAAGATTATGATCTAATGCTCTAAAACTTAGCTTTAGCACTATTTCATCAATTATTACTTCCAAACATTTCTTCAGACTCTTCCTCTCTCAGCATTTTTGTGACTGTCTCTAGTTCTGAGCCCCTCATTCTACTGGGTCATTCTGTAGGATAACTTGATTCCATCCAGCATAATGCTGCTTGAACTACCATCTCAATTAACAAACTGAAAACAGCTTTGTTGTTCTTGTAATTATAGAATCATTATATAAAATCAAAAGAAGCAGAGCAATAATGTTAATCAGAAGCCACATGCCCTTGTTCTTTCAGggaaacatttgaaaatcaactgGAGACTGACTCAAATAACTCCGTAGAGTTTTGAAAACAGTCAAAGACACACAGCAAGCAACCAAATGCCCAATCAAGAAAAAGCCACTTTCAAACAGTAGAAATGTCTAAtccattttatttacctttgcCCTGGAGTGGCAGACCACAGTCCACAGGCAAAAGCTCAGTTGTGCATTCCCTCCCTCAGCTGGAAGGAGCAGAATAGAAACTATTTACAACATTCTAACCTGTCTGTTGGCTACTTAGTGACTGGTTTGTCTCACCTGATTCAGAGCTCACATTGAGAATGGTGACATAGCTCAGATTTCAAGCTGACAGAAGTCATAGAAAGCAGTGGTAGGTACCATGACGTATGAAAGTTTCAGGGATACTGCAGACCTATGAAGGCTTGGGTCAAGAGGTTATGGGCAGAAGAATATAATAGAACATCTAAAGTCCAAGAAGAGTCTGGGCGAGGTTCATTGGGAAATTAAGGCATTCAAAAACAGTTGAGCATACAGAGGGaactggagaaagaaaagcaCACACAAAGGTCCAGATGAGACACATAACCAAAAAATACCTGAGAAGACCTTAATCTTGATCAAAACACTCAAAACATGCTCTTCCATGCCAGACTGCAAAGACTGACAGAAGTAACTAATTGTTCAAATGtccaattttcaacaaaagatcacaaggcatacaaagaaatagtcaaaatgcataattttaaaaaatgaaataaacctcCAGAAACCCTCCGTAAAGAAACACAGGCATTGGACTTactacacaaatatttttaaagaaactgtcttAAATATGCCCAACGAGCTCACGGTAAACATGGGAAAAAACTAaagtaaacaagaaaaacaatatataaacacatttagaatatcaacaaagagaaaccttttaatttaaaaagggaaattttgGGAGCTGAAATATGAAATcattaaattgaattttttctCAAGAGTTTCAATAGGTAACTCAAAtgggcaaaagaaataatcagtgaacttgaagacaaattatttgaaattgtcaagtctgagaaataaaaagaaaaaaagaatgaacaaaatgtaAGGGACAATAGGACATCATCATGTGGATGAATATACGCCCTATgagagaaaatgaaagggaaagaaaggctatttgaagaaataatggcagataacatgattctatacatttaaaaccttaaaaataacatacacacacactctaaaaattaaaaatctgttagaactaataaacaaattcagcaaagtcgaAGGAAAAAACTCAAGTCTCCAAAGTCAGCTGCATTTccatacactaacaatgaacaaatcaaaaaagaaattaggaaaacaatttcATCAACAATAAtatcagagagaataaaataaacttaaccaaggaggtgaaagattttaCATTGAAAACATGAACATTTTGCTGAAAGAAagtaaagacacacacaaaaaaatggaaaggcatTCTGGCTTCATGAATTGGGATACTTATTAAGAGGTCAAATATGTACAATCCAAAGGGATGTACATCTTCTGTACAAACCCTATCAAAATGCCAGTAACTTATTTTGCAACAGAAAAatcattctaaaatgtataaGAACTATCAAGAACCCTGAATattcaaaacaatattgaaaaagagCAGAGAAGTTCTCACAAttgctgatttcaaaacatattacaaagttacagtaatccAAGTAGTGTAGTACTGCCATATAGACACATGGACCAGTGGAATAGaagacagagcccagaaatagactttTGAATTACGGTCAAATAAATTTTGATGACAGTGAAATGGGAAAGTTCCCTGACCCCCCCTCGCAGGATATGTGACAAGGGTGTGGCTTGTCAGTTTGGCCGCAGCCTCCACTGCTGCTCAAACTCCTTACagtagggggagcatgcagatgggcaggtgcatGAGCCTGGGTGAGTGCTTTGGGGCTCTGGCCCCACAGCAGTGCATAAGGGTGGGTGCTTGCAACTCCTAAAGCCCAAGTGAGCACGGTGTGTGTTACAGTGTACTCTTTTAGCTTTGCAATCTACAGacggcttaagtgttaaccagctcaatgccctcttggtacccaggttcttgtctggcatccagAAAGAACCAGGTTGCACATGGACTTGAAGATGGTGAATGTGgggattttattgagtggtggagatAGGATgcatggggagctggaaaggagaTGGAATGGGAAGATGGTCTTCCTGGAGTTCAGCTGTCCAGTGGCTGATCTCCTCTCCAATCGCCCCCAGCCGATCTCCTCTTGGTGTTCAgactctccttctcttctctctgccacACCATTATGCCATTCTTCTGCTCTCTGTTCATCTCCTTTTCATCTGCTTCTGGAACCTGAGGTCTGAGGTTTATATGAGTACAGGAGAGGGGCGCGTGGAgagccaaaaggcaacttttttgTGTGAAAACACGAATGCATGTTCTCAGTTAGGGCCAGAGGTTTCCAGACTTGAAGGCAGGACCTTTGCCagggaactgccctcttctacccagtatttctcTGTCTCCTAGCTGTATCATCTCCCCTCTCTGCAGAGgtacatctaactgccattagaATATGGATGATGGCCTATCTTAGCTAATTTTTGCTGACAGGAGGCATTATTTTGGAGAAAACAGCAGTCAGATTCCTCCCAGAGGTTTATCTAAGGGTCCTTGCAAAAGGGAGCCATTGTCCGAGGCTCCGGTTGCctgaccatttggagtttgatggcctcTAAGTGAGAGGAAAAAACAAGTTTTATAACGGTAAGTATGCATGGGTTAAACATGTGTATTATACAAGAAAATAATCTAGTGCCAAAGATCACAGAAATAACAAGTGAAGATACTAAAAACACTCTGCTTTGAGCTGTTTCAccctggtgaaagaaattaaaccttGTATAGAAGTGGCTCAACTTTAGAAGAGAGACAACTGTTCTTGCCACATCTGTAGCAATTAACAAGTATACCCTGGGAATTCTGGGGTTTGTGGGCTTGCATGGTGGCCATTAATGCTTCTGCCTCTTTCTTGTGTCCCCCTATCTCTATTGTAAAAGGCCAAGATGGCCACTTTCAGTTAGACCTCTAAAGTACTATCTGGTCCCAGGGCCCATTTCTGCAACTTCCTCCTGATATCAGGGGCTGCCTGAGTAATAAATTTATTCTTCAGAATTAGTTGTCCCTTGACTGAATCAGAAGACAGAGAGGTGTGCTTTACCAAGGCCCCTCTTAGCCTTTCTAAGAAGGCAGTGGGATTTTCATTAAATCCCTGGTCTATCATAGATAGCTTGCTATAATCAAGAGGCTTGGTCTTAGTCCATGGAGGGTCGTAATCCCTCCATGATGCACACCTGAAAGTGTCTCCTCTTCCAGTCTCCCATTTCATCACTGGGATCCCATCCAGGGTCATTTACTGGTACTGCTTCTCTTCCAGTCGGATAAAGTTTGCCCCCTTTCCTGATGCTATATGTGAAATAAAGCTCATCCCCAAATCTCTCTGCTACTTGCAGAGCAGCCTGCCTCTAAGTGTTCATGAGGATCTGATTCAAAAGTAACACAATGTCTCTCCAAAAGAGTTCAAATACTTGGGTTAAATTCTGGAAAGCCTCTATATATCTGTCAGGGTCATGGAAAACTTGCCAAAAATCCCCCTTAATGTACTTTAAGTCCTGTAGGGGGAAGAGGACCTGCACCTTACTGGGGCCAAATTCACCAGGCATCTGTTGGAAGGGCAGGAGTGAGACTGGGGCTTGTCTAGGGTGAAGATTTCTAGGATTAGGCAAGCGAGAGACTGAAGCTGGATAGAGAGGTTGAGGTGGACCCAGAGGAGCAGAGCTGGAGGCAGCTGGCTCCTCTGCTGGGAGTGCCTCTGGGATTTGTTTCTTTAGTTCCCTGGAATTGCCCTTTGCAGCCTCTCCTGAAATGACAAGCAGGAGGGCTGGATCAATCCTACACTGTCAGCAAAGGTCTAGATTTCTCTGCAAGGTATAGAAAGCCTGCACATGTGGGGCCTCAGGCCATTTGTCCTCGTGTCTACAGAACAGGTCCAGCTGCCAGATGGTATCACAGTGAATGGTTCCTTCCTGAGACCAAGCCAGTCCTTCATATTTTGGCCAAACCTTTGTTCCGAGGGCTATGAGGTGTTTTTCCTCCAGATTCTGAGGGTCAAAGCAGTCTCAGTGGTTCAGGATACACTCCAGAGGAGAATAAACTGGGGGTGGTGAAGAGAGCTGGTTGCCCATTCTGAAAGACAGGGAAATAGAGGTGTCCctcatttcccttccttctttcaacGAAAACTCAGGgtgtgagggagagagaaagcaagggaCTTTCTCTTCCATCTGTTGTCCCTGAGTCCTGGCAACCTTATGGATGCCACCCACAGGTGCCACTGTGGTCTGCACCCGTGAAGCAGGGTGGGGCTAGAGAACAGGAATTATCTCCCCTCACCTATGCCTCTATTTCCCCTGCTGTTGAAAACCTTTGAGTTCCCTGGGCCTCATGGAGCATGGCCTCCCTCCATGAAGTGGGGGTTTAGTCAGCAGTAATTTGTCCTGCCCATTTACATTGTGCCTGTTGCCTGACTTTGGATCCCTCAGATCGGGTTTTCCTTTCTAGGCCCTCAGCCTGAAACctggaattgagtttgggacaaaaaCGGATATCAGGGGCTGCATGTGTCTGTTTAGATTGTCTCAAATGGACCCTGCCGAATTTGCAGTTATCAGCCAGCAGGGGCCGCTCCTCCATTATTTCCTCTATCAGAAGCAGCGTGCTGGGAAAAGGAACCCTCCcgattagaaaaggaaaaaaataaagaaaaccacaGCTTAAGGGGCAAAAAGGGGAGGCCCTGGGGAAAGAACCTCTTGCTCTGTGCAAATAGGTTCCTTTAATCATTATAGCCTTCCCCCAGTTCAGGCCAGGCTGAACTCCTTGGCCAGGGGAGAAAAAGTTCCACTGGGAGGTGCTGGCCAGCTGGTTCATGGGGCCACAATGGCAGGCCCAGTTTTTTCCCACCCCTTGTGGCTGTTGGGCATGGCTTGTACATGCTGTGGACACAGCCAGGTACCGAGCTGGGAAGGGAGGGGATAAGGAGAGGTGCTATGCactgctcatgcctgtagttgTCGGAATGGGGGGTGGGGATGGCACCTCTAACAAAAAATGGAAACCCCTTTGTTCTGAATCGCACCTTTGGTGGCTGAGACAAATGCTCATTCTATTTAACGTATTATTTAATGCATAGGAAGTTTCAATTTGGGaagataaaaaaaagttttggagacAGATGGTAATGATAGTTGTACAGCAATATAAGTGTACTCAATGCCACTGAAGCATacccttaaaaatggttaaagtggtatattttatattatatatatttgtccacaattaaaataatcaaaaagagaaaaaatatttgaaaacaagcaTCTGTTATCTCATAATCTGATCTCCCATTATTCTCTTCGTAACAATTTCCACAACTGCCCCAATGCCAAGACCTGACCCACCCGCCTGGTAGCCAAGACCTCAACTAAATCCCCATGGTTTTATTCATGCAATTGAATCTTCTACTACACTAATCTAGCCAGCGTCACCCAGAGAACCCAGTGTTATGGCCATCTCACTTGCACCTCCACATGTTAGGTCCCCCGCTCCCTGACCTGGGGTGCTTTCCCTCCCAGCTCCATTCCTAAATACACCTACCACCAATGCAAAGCCCATCTCATCCATAGATCATTCCCCAACTCTTCCTGCTTACTCAATATAAGATCAGGGAAGGAAGAATAGTCACTTTTGTACCTGGAAAGTCCAGGCCAAATCCAGAGTCTCGGGGCCTCTGCACTACACGGTGGTGGGAAGGTCACCTACATCACATGTGCTTCTGTCCTCCTCCATTAATAAAAATGGAGATGACCACACCTCCCTATAGATggcaagataataaataaataacttctgtaaaatgggaacccAGTGCTCAGAGGCAACAGGCTGCCAACTCATTTTAGCTCTCCTCCCTTTGAAAACCTTCTATAGCAGTGGTTCTGAGTCTGCGCTGTGCGTTTGAATCACCCAGGCGCATTTAAAATTACAATGGCAGAGGCCCACCCCAGACAAATCAAGTCAGAAAGTCTAGATGGAACCAGGAGCCAGGGCTCTACAGGCAGGGAACACTGGAGATAACACTGTCAGTTCTTTCTGTCAGTCCCACGCAGTCCCACCCTGCTTACCCCGAATCCACAGTGTTGTCTGTTTCACTGTGAGTAGCTCATCTCCTTAACAATTATTGCGTGTAATGGGCACtaactacatatttattttacacataatcatacaacataaaaattaaaatgaaaatagcaaCTTTAATTAAAGGGCTCATCCCACTGATTCTAAGACCAGAGCATGGCAAGAGAGGAGCCAATTTAAGGAGATCTTCTATCTCAGGATCCTGCAAGGCCTGACACTGTACTTGCCAAACCCTGAAAGTCAGCACTTCCTTTAAGAACATGTCCTAGATGCCTCCTTTGCCTATCCCTACTTCAACCTCAGGATCCCACTGGCAGGTGGCAGCCACCAACTATGCACCCAAGGACTCTATGTGAATCCCAAACTGAATGCTGAGGGTTCACTTACTTGTGGTACTGGTTTAATAGGTTTTTCCATCAAGCCTCCAATATAAACAGTGTTGGGAAGCAGGGGCCGGGCAAAATCAAAGGCAAAATCAGAGTTAACAAACCACAACTCTGCTTTCAGTAGAAGATGAGACAAAACCGGCCTAGAGCCTTCTGGGAAATGCTCCTTGATGGTGTTGTCAAATGTAGACTGCATGTCCCATTGGCTCCTGGAGAAACTAAAGAACATCAGAAAATTCTTCACTCGGCCCCAGAAGTCCATGTGATCAGTCAGCAAGGAATGGAATACTGGAACATAAGACAAGGGGCTTGGTAGCCCAAAATCCAAAGAGCCGAATGTGGTGGGAAGAATGGCCACAAATGGTTTCACAAGCTTCTCAGCAATcaggaaagaacagaaatcaaatGCTTCAACAAATACCAGATCAAAGTTTTCATTCTTTAAGGAATCCATTATATCCTTTCTGCTTAGCAAATAACTACATTGAGTCCCAAATATTTCCATTAGCTTTACAAAGACTTCAAATTCTTTTctgtaataaagaaaataaataataaatatttggggaAGTATAATTTTACAGTATTTGGGAGAATGTTAGactcaaaaaaaatttcaggtaTGTTAAGAATATAACcagcatccatccacccattctaCAATATTTCAACAAATACCCTCAGCTCTGGTCACTCTGGTCCAGATATTTCTGCTCTCTAAAATGTCCCCACTTGCCCCCATCCTATTTCTTCCCCTGATCCAATTCCCACCACCATCAATGCCAATTCAATGTCCTTCTACTCTGGGAGCCATCTCTGACTATAGTAGATCTCAGAGTTATGTGTCTCCTTTATAAATCCTGTGATGCTCTGTTAACCTTCATTTATATACTGACTTTTTGTGAGTGACTATCTTTTCTCCAGAAATCTATGTAAGTAATTTGACAGGCTCCTTAAATATTGATGatgtagtcttttaaaaaatactgtgtaTCTTGCATTTGACAGATTGTCTCATGCAATGAACTTTTTGATGACAATATTAGAATCCAAAATCTCAGCTGAAATGAGATTTTTCTTCCTAGCCTAGGAGTTaagcagtaaaaaataaaataaaaataaaagcctggTTTGAAATGTATTATCAGTCTTTTCACTTCATGCTGGCTGGAACATTCATATAAAATAACGCTAAAGTTTTACTGATACCTAGTTAAGACTCTTGCCTATGGCACTATTCCAGAAGCTACTGCCCTTCAATGTCTTCCCATAATTGCTTGCGTAGAAAATGATCCTGTTTATATAGAATACAGAAGAAGAGATGAAGCAGTTCCTGAGCAGTGG is a window of Pongo pygmaeus isolate AG05252 chromosome 4, NHGRI_mPonPyg2-v2.0_pri, whole genome shotgun sequence DNA encoding:
- the LOC129036100 gene encoding UDP-glucuronosyltransferase 3A1-like isoform X1 — its product is MHPGRRGRGKENEQKDKRIGRIRLLPLPRPTASAFGAMRRTESLSSAQGAQSRLRSAAFVEVSMAGQRVLLLVAFLLSGILLSEAAKILTISTLGGSHYLLLDRVSQILQEHGHNVTMLHQSGKFLIPDIKEEEKSYQVIRWFSPEDYQKRIKKHFDSYIETALDGRKEFEVFVKLMEIFGTQCSYLLSRKDIMDSLKNENFDLVFVEAFDFCSFLIAEKLVKPFVAILPTTFGSLDFGLPSPLSYVPVFHSLLTDHMDFWGRVKNFLMFFSFSRSQWDMQSTFDNTIKEHFPEGSRPVLSHLLLKAELWFVNSDFAFDFARPLLPNTVYIGGLMEKPIKPVPQDLENFIANFGDAGFVLVAFGSTLNTHQSQEDLKKMHSAFAHLPQGVIWKCQSSHWPKDVHLATNVKIVDWLPQSDLLAHPSIRLFVTHGGQNSVMEAIRHGVPMVGLPVNGDQHGNMVRVVAKNYGVSIRLNQVTADTLTLMMKQVIEDKRYKSAVVAASVILHSQPLSPAQRLVGWIDHILQTGGAAHLKPYAFQQPWHEQYLIDVFVFLLGLTLGTMWLCGKLLGVVARWLCGARKVKKT
- the LOC129036100 gene encoding UDP-glucuronosyltransferase 3A1-like isoform X2, giving the protein MHPGRRGRGKENEQKDKRIGRIRLLPLPRPTASAFGAMRRTESLSSAQGAQSRLRSAAFVEVSMAGQRVLLLVAFLLSGILLSEAAKILTISTLDIKEEEKSYQVIRWFSPEDYQKRIKKHFDSYIETALDGRKEFEVFVKLMEIFGTQCSYLLSRKDIMDSLKNENFDLVFVEAFDFCSFLIAEKLVKPFVAILPTTFGSLDFGLPSPLSYVPVFHSLLTDHMDFWGRVKNFLMFFSFSRSQWDMQSTFDNTIKEHFPEGSRPVLSHLLLKAELWFVNSDFAFDFARPLLPNTVYIGGLMEKPIKPVPQDLENFIANFGDAGFVLVAFGSTLNTHQSQEDLKKMHSAFAHLPQGVIWKCQSSHWPKDVHLATNVKIVDWLPQSDLLAHPSIRLFVTHGGQNSVMEAIRHGVPMVGLPVNGDQHGNMVRVVAKNYGVSIRLNQVTADTLTLMMKQVIEDKRYKSAVVAASVILHSQPLSPAQRLVGWIDHILQTGGAAHLKPYAFQQPWHEQYLIDVFVFLLGLTLGTMWLCGKLLGVVARWLCGARKVKKT
- the LOC129036100 gene encoding UDP-glucuronosyltransferase 3A1-like isoform X3 — translated: MHPGRRGRGKENEQKDKRIGRIRLLPLPRPTASAFGAMRRTESLSSAQGAQSRLRSAAFVEVSMAGQRVLLLVAFLLSGILLSEAAKILTISTLGGSHYLLLDRVSQILQEHGHNVTMLHQSGKFLIPDIKEEEKSYQVIRWFSPEDYQKRIKKHFDSYIETALDGRKEFEVFVKLMEIFGTQCSYLLSRKDIMDSLKNENFDLVFVEAFDFCSFLIAEKLVKPFVAILPTTFGSLDFGLPSPLSYVPVFHSLLTDHMDFWGRVKNFLMFFSFSRSQWDMQSTFDNTIKEHFPEGSRPVLSHLLLKAELWFVNSDFAFDFARPLLPNTVYIGGLMEKPIKPVPQNGQPALFTTPSLFSSGVYPEPLRLL